A portion of the Scleropages formosus chromosome 13, fSclFor1.1, whole genome shotgun sequence genome contains these proteins:
- the LOC108929707 gene encoding endonuclease domain-containing 1 protein-like has product MTYLTLLDALALLLLVCAPMGHAGVVEDFNHAERCKDSLFMGTPPRGYLSTSLKKICQRYENKPRYATLYDPQKHIPIYSAYTFKKSDGEKRVDFPWMYEPQLSSEKGSSNMEPFPQTHMHMNFEDTQAVLEDFADVDRYERGQLNPDQHQEDPIDKAATYTLTNVVPQVREFNTGSWAKHEERIRLRLNNYCRGKAYIVTGVTTSGNMIRRDNLDRVAIPQYMWSAYCCADFDHNAPYFVRYKFPVYGVYALNDHIGNQVIELPLKNLEKFLKSKMNVDKNFQIFYNDCVAES; this is encoded by the exons ATGACATACCTAACATTGTTGGACGCCCTGGCCTTGTTGCTGCTGGTCTGTGCCCCCATGGGTCACGCAGGTGTGGTGGAAGACTTCAACCATGCAGAACGGTGCAAGGACTCCCTTTTCATGGGCACCCCGCCACGGGGCTACCTCAGCACCTCCTTGAAGAAGATCTGCCAGCGGTACGAGAACAAGCCCCGCTATGCCACCCTCTACGACCCCCAGAAGCACATCCCCATCTATTCCGCCTACACCTTCAAGAAGTCCGACGGGGAGAAGCGAGTCGACTTTCCCTGGATGTATGAGCCGCAG CTGTCCTCAGAAAAGGGGAGCAGCAACATGGAGCCCTTCCCCCAGACTCACATGCACATGAACTTTGAGGACACACAAGCAGTCCTAGAGGACTTTGCTGACGTAGACAGGTACGAGAGGGGTCAGCTGAACCCGGACCAGCACCAAGAGGACCCCATAGACAAGGCCGCCACCTACACGCTGACCAACGTGGTGCCTCAGGTGCGGGAGTTCAACACCGGTTCCTGGGCCAAGCACGAAGAACGCATCCGCCTGCGTCTCAACAACTACTGTCGGGGGAAGGCCTACATAGTGACTGGAGTCACCACCTCCGGGAACATGATCCGCCGGGACAATCTGGACCGCGTGGCCATCCCGCAGTATATGTGGTCGGCCTACTGCTGTGCAGACTTTGACCACAATGCACCTTACTTTGTGCGTTATAAGTTCCCAGTCTATGGTGTGTATGCTCTCAACGACCACATCGGCAATCAGGTCATAGAGCTGCCGCTCAAGAACCTCGAAAAGTTCCTTAAAAGTAAGATGAATGTGGACAAAAATTTCCAGATCTTCTACAACGACTGTGTTGCCGAATCTTGA
- the ufsp1 gene encoding ufm1-specific protease 1: MTEESLLKNPHVGLPNPEPETLRCSLVKGDYLFYHYGCDGHDDRGWGCGYRTLQTLSSWLCLNGPQQQNQKAAPSITDIQEYLIVLGDKPATFLGCREWIGTCEAAMILDHHHDVPCRILHVRAGGSEMEGVAEELHHHFRINGSPVMMGGDRDNSSKGILGVCTGVQGSYLLVLDPHYYGPSLDTGEVQRLGWVVWKRVDSLDHNSFYNLCLPQTARK; this comes from the coding sequence ATGACTGAAGAAAGTTTGCTGAAGAACCCCCATGTCGGGCTCCCGAACCCTGAACCTGAGACTCTCCGATGTTCCCTGGTGAAAGGAGACTACTTGTTTTATCACTATGGCTGCGATGGCCATGATGATCGGGGATGGGGTTGTGGCTACCGTACCTTGCAGACCCTCTCTTCCTGGCTATGTCTGAATGGGCCACAGCAGCAAAATCAGAAGGCCGCTCCCAGCATAACTGACATTCAGGAATATCTGATTGTTCTGGGTGACAAGCCAGCCACCTTTCTGGGCTGCAGGGAATGGATCGGCACATGTGAGGCGGCAATGATTCTTGACCACCATCATGACGTACCCTGTCGGATCCTGCACGTGCGAGCTGGAGGGTCGGAGATGGAGGGGGTGGCAGAGGAGCTTCACCACCACTTTAGGATCAATGGGTCTCCTGTCATGATGGGTGGGGACAGAGACAACTCATCCAAGGGCATTCTGGGTGTGTGTACAGGGGTTCAGGGAAGCTACCTGCTGGTGCTGGACCCACACTACTATGGCCCCTCACTGGACACCGGGGAGGTGCAACGTCTGGGTTGGGTGGTGTGGAAAAGAGTGGACTCTCTGGATCACAACTCCTTCTACAACCTTTGTCTGCCACAGACTGCACGGAAGTGA
- the LOC108929712 gene encoding endonuclease domain-containing 1 protein-like: protein MAMLWSLVAVMAALSAGVVEVWASVENELSPECREFLYMGTPPVGLEDHSLKMICQRYNFKPRYITLYDTIDHVPVYSAYTFKRSDGEKMVDAPWMFEPQLSTSSDTGEMQPFPQGQTHHNFEDAQAVLEDYANAVSYERGHLSPDEHQADPDDKAATYTLTNVVPQVREFNIGPWKAQEHRIRKRLNNYCRGKAYVVTGITTSGNMIRHHNIDRVAIPTYLWSAYCCTDFDHNAPYEERYKFPAFAHYGLNDKVNNKVVEMSVKKLEDFLKSSTFVDKNFQIFVDDCVPPASPHSR from the exons ATGGCGATGCTCTGGAGCCTGGTGGCAGTGATGGCAGCCCTGTCAGCAGGTGTGGTGGAGGTATGGGCCAGTGTGGAGAACGAGCTTTCCCCGGAGTGCCGGGAATTTCTCTACATGGGTACCCCGCCGGTGGGACTGGAGGACCATTCTCTAAAGATGATTTGCCAGCGATACAACTTCAAGCCTCGATACATCACCCTTTACGACACCATCGACCACGTCCCTGTTTACTCTGCCTATACCTTCAAGCGTTCTGATGGGGAGAAGATGGTGGATGCACCCTGGATGTTCGAGCCCCAG CTGTCAACCTCATCAGACACAGGCGAGATGCAGCCATTTCCCCAGGGACAAACGCACCACAACTTTGAGGATGCCCAGGCCGTGCTTGAAGACTACGCCAATGCTGTTAGCTATGAGCGTGGCCACCTCAGTCCAGATGAGCATCAGGCTGACCCCGATGACAAGGCAGCTACCTATACCTTGACCAATGTGGTACCACAGGTACGGGAGTTCAACATTGGCCCATGGAAGGCCCAGGAGCATCGCATCCGCAAACGACTCAACAACTATTGCCGGGGCAAAGCGTATGTGGTGACTGGCATCACCACATCAGGCAACATGATTCGGCACCACAACATCGACCGTGTGGCCATCCCCACATACTTGTGGTCTGCCTACTGCTGCACAGACTTTGATCACAATGCGCCTTATGAGGAGCGTTACAAGTTTCCCGCCTTTGCCCATTATGGCCTCAATGACAAAGTGAACAACAAGGTTGTAGAGATGTCTGTCAAGAAGCTGGAGGACTTTCTCAAGTCTTCCACCTTTGTGGACAAGAATTTCCAGATCTTTGTGGATGACTGTGTGCCCCCAGCCTCACCCCACAGTCGTTGA